From Thermocladium sp. ECH_B, one genomic window encodes:
- a CDS encoding nucleotidyltransferase, protein MKAIILAGGFGKRLMPLTIDQPKPLVDIGGKPILVRQIEWLKSQGITDIVLAVGHLRTKVFERLGDGSKYGVRLFYSVEEEPLGTEGAIKNAARYIDTDLFVVTNGDVITDIDVNNLVRNMGNSLATIALVPMRSPYGIVEIDNEGYVRSFKEKPLLEYMINAGVYVMRREVVNMMADKGDIEKGVFPKLAREGRIRAVIYENAFWRSIDTVKDVEEVSAMLAAKQVN, encoded by the coding sequence ATGAAGGCAATAATACTTGCTGGGGGCTTCGGGAAGCGATTAATGCCCTTGACCATTGATCAGCCGAAGCCCCTCGTGGATATCGGGGGGAAACCGATTCTAGTTAGGCAAATAGAGTGGCTGAAGAGCCAGGGAATCACTGATATAGTGTTGGCCGTTGGTCACTTGAGGACCAAGGTATTCGAGAGGTTGGGGGATGGGTCTAAGTATGGGGTTAGGTTGTTCTATAGCGTGGAGGAGGAGCCCCTCGGCACTGAGGGAGCCATAAAGAACGCGGCTAGGTACATAGATACGGACCTATTCGTGGTCACTAATGGGGACGTTATCACGGATATAGACGTGAATAACTTGGTGAGGAACATGGGAAACAGCCTAGCAACCATTGCGCTGGTCCCCATGAGGAGCCCCTACGGAATAGTGGAGATCGATAATGAAGGCTACGTGCGCAGCTTCAAGGAGAAGCCCCTACTGGAGTACATGATTAACGCCGGCGTCTACGTGATGAGGAGGGAAGTGGTGAACATGATGGCGGATAAGGGAGACATCGAGAAGGGAGTGTTCCCTAAGCTAGCGAGGGAGGGACGGATAAGGGCCGTCATATATGAAAACGCATTTTGGAGATCTATAGATACAGTGAAGGACGTAGAGGAAGTGAGCGCAATGCTGGCGGCTAAGCAAGTGAATTAA